TGTAGCAGGACGCATTACTGTACATATACTGTTatcattagaggccggatttttaggtatAAAAAaatctcgttttaggcgccaaataCAGGCGGGCAAAGCAACGTTTTAGGTCTCCAATATCGTCAATATAGACACAATAAACTTTcatataaatgcaaataatttcaaatgaaGACACGCGCGACCTCTGTCtgtgacaggaaaacaaaaatgttattgcttaagattgCACAAAGGTGCCAAAAGTTGAACATCGCcttgcaattgtgctttgtcccgcacggttcgcagaagaCGGGAGAGACCGCGTTCTGcagggtgagtcaagtgtccactgtcgaatcaacacattcctgggtgtcttttcggtgTAATGTGTACTTTCATGTGTGTCTTTTCGGTGTAATGTGTAATTTTACTAGTGTAATGTGTACTCCATAATTACTTGCAAGCAATTTATTTTAACAAAGACTATTTTACGTTGCGTGCATTAGAGAGGTCAAGCAAAATCCTGTTTGCAGTTTGGTTAACTAATTGAAGTGGTGAAATCCACAAACACCCCTCTTGCATGTCTTGAAAAGAAAAATAGATTTCGTTTTTATCTGTGCACGACATATTTATCGACTACACTCACGCacaagatcgagtaaaaagggcgtcttttcgtcccacaacaataatcgccatttattttgccttccttaccttgcattatcgccgcgcgaccggcactttctggtcacgaacggcatgttcGCTAtcggcgtgacatagcattcttggtaggaaagtggccagcgctgACTTTTCAAGAAACGAAACGCAAGAAAGCTAGATGACGATTATTATTGTGAGATAAAAAGACCCCCTTTTTACTCAATCTTTTCTGTGAGTCTATCCTCACAGTACCCGAAATCGATATCGCTGAACATTGAGAGGACACCAAgagtgctaaaaaaaaaaagatacagggCCCACTATTCTCTCGTCATACTTTTCTAACTCTTGCACGCTGTTGATCTTTTCATGTCAAGCCacaaaatgcaaataataaaaacttTTTCAAACATTTAGATTTATTTCTCACGTTAATACGCGAGTTTTCGCGCACACTATACTGGCTCTAGTTACATAATACACTGTCTTACATTTCTGCTCTATCAGATTCTAAGCACCAGCAATCCAATTAATATAACTTGGCACGCGAGATATCTGCAGTCGCCCATTTTATTTAAATGGTAACAACGGGCTTAAACAACATTTTCTCCTCAAAACGCACATTTAGCTTTTATTGTTTTAGATTTACTAACTGACGGACAACCTTTTACACGAATGTTTCGAAATGTACCATACATAGTTTCGCTTCTGTTGCATTGCATACTAATCAGCTGATGCCTCTACAAAGaaaatgtatatttttttattcttaaTGGCCAGCTTACCTAAAACAACGGATTCAAGAGGTCTTTACCTTGAAGATAACTCATCGGTTTGATTCCGTCTAATAAATGTTCATTGCTGCTCAGATGTGTTCAGCAGCTCAAATTTCTGCTTTTTATCGTGCTTTATCAcgcaatgaatgaaagaaggaaaatttaagggctcgtttttctttgttagacacgaccttaatgagaaccaacagaaaatgaagccaagaaaagtacaGCGGACGTTATATGCAGTAAGTATGATAAATGTGAACAAATTAAGTCGACGAAAAGAaaagttgccgccggcagggaccaaacctggaaccttcgaataacacgtccgatgctctggGAGCATCGGAAGCGCTATTTGAAGgttacaggttcggtccctgctagCGTCATTCGAAGCGTTATTCGAAGTTGCACTGGGTGTGTCTTCTTAtctgttgtccgtgtcttttcttttgttgtcATTGTTGTTGCGCGGTCGTACTGAAGTTATGAATTACCAAATTGGTACGAAATGCTGCTCCCGTTAAGGTTGCGTCTAACACCGAAAAACAGGCCCttcaaattccccttctttcggtCATTCATAGCGAGCGACttgctctggcagacttgataccTTCAAGTTGTATGCtcggattattggtcagctgccagcgccCAAAAACCTCACGTGCTATGTGACACCtgcaggcaaaaaaagtgttccacacgcGTCAttatggctacgagcggcgctgactgacacagcCAGGTTTATATACACAGATATATCCGATAAAGTGGACAGCAATATGACCGCCGTCTTACcttaattggtagagcatcggaggcgttattcgaaggttgcaaaTTTGGCCCCTGCCAGCGGCAacttatcgtttcgtccactttaattccctCACATTTACGCTAACTCTACAAAtatcatcccctatactttccttggcttgattgtctgtcaCATTTATCTTATATGCCCCATACAATGATATTGAAGTTTTCATACTAGTCAAAATATAGGGCAACACAAGTGCACTCTTCACTGATCGATCTAAAAATAATAAGCTATTTCAGATATGTACACAAATCGCGTTGAGACAGTCTGTCTTTAGATAGGAGGTATGTGAGAAGTGAAATACCAACCTTTCCATGGCCGCATGACATCCCTGGTAGAATATTCACCTTTAAGCAATGGCCTCTACCACCCACCTTGCAGCAACACGCCATTTTGCACTTCATGCTAAGTTCTTCATCCTAGACCGAAGGTATAAATAACGATTGCTACATTATTTaccctttctttctcactctttgaACAGTACTGAAGTGACGTTTCGGATTTGATATTGTTGATTGATGGGAGCTTCAGCATCACAAGGAGGATGAAATGCTAGAAAGTCTTTAGTTGCCTATGTATATTACCAAATACTATGCTTTTCTGACAACAACCTCGTTTTCGTTACAATTGGGTTATATGGGTGATGACGTCACAGCATAGGctatggggaaccagcgctggagtttccacggacagggtgcgccgccttgccgggcacggccggaaacactcgggcatacaaacaaatacgagtggttgctaacgtgaaccatgccgccgtgcgcgatcatcaaacgaggaagaaagagcgtcgagaccggcggtattgttgtatcCCGAAATGCCACAATCAtaatgtctttaataactgaaaaaaaaatagtctagagcatagttgactcccttcggccttgctttccaccgatgcacatgggttggccctctggaaaacatcacaaatcttttatttgaaactggccttgaaaaagttaaagaaagcacatgacagcttaggttgcgtaagcatcgcgccgtacattacacataccgtatttactcgattgtaacatcacctcgattgtaacgccaggggtgacatttcattgcgtccaggatgaaaggaagaaaaaatagaatttcggtattcgactgtaacgcgagggtcgactttaggttgcaaaaatctagaaaaaaactcgcgttacattcgagtaaaacggtattatacgtcactgtcacgtgcacagctctagaccaGTTACAAATCcgtgaccgctagaaaaaccgtgttgtctaccAAGGGGCCCGCGATGCCGCGGGCAGGTaggtactccctgcctgttccaacgtgggagcggcccgcagggggGTCGGGATAGaacccggctctcctccctcggtgtacaataaagttatctatctatctacgcatgttccattgctgatcacacactgcatgtcaaactcggaaccaccacgaagtcacTTACCACAAGGTTActcaaaggcatttttttaagtatcaggcttagacgacggccgatcgcaagtttgcaaacggtctgcagacgatggcgagtcgacgtcgttaaagcacgagacctgcgatatgtttgtatttccgctaacaccactgatctccactttacaccggcctttttacatttatttcacgcttcaccgtcagcttcaaaaacgtttttttaaagaatgcgatacgagcatttagtgggcacatgcaagccgttaaaaacaccgtaaagcaaagcgtgtagcgaaacagcttctgtagtatagtacgagagctgtaactacagattaggtaaatgtgatatgctcgctcaaaccagctgtcactcactgggctgaatgttctcagtgctgcctgaagcactaattttatttcaaagcgggcgcacaacgagcacactgcatacactgtcgagcttgctagcgcaatttgaacacacttacccGTAAGTTTTCGTCGTGCGGTtcttgacacttcgccgaaaggtcacaagcgctgtctcttcgaaaaacagcttcttccacgtcatagacatacttcgcattggatagcttccgtcctttcgacagcacactctcgcgaaggtacccgtccgcacacatcacatcaaTGAAACGgcagcggagaataatcggtggcatcgctgctcgcccgctgcgccacggTGCAGCGAaatgtcccgatcttcgctagtcttgcgtgttccaaagtacctacaaaacgacgcacatcgagcaaaagccacggtagtgtcgaatgacgttcagcatgcgtttgaacgtgccgcgaggtatgtgagggcacgttgaaacgtgccgtcgtacgcctcgcggcggctctgtattattagatgtttctcagctagctcgccagggcaGCGCAacttgtacattttaggcgcgccacctgggcagcgctggctacccataCAATAACGTGGGAGAAGGACAACGGGGCGGGCTGACGCTCACTCTGGCTCGCTCGGCCGTCATCTTGTCTCTTGATCCATCTGCAAGCCCGTGTACTAATCGCGCAGACGACCAAGCTAGCTGAAGCAGCGCCAAAACTTGACGATCTACTGCATCCATAGAGCCATACCAAGCGTGGTGATGACACGACACCTCACGTATAATGAAAAACGAAGGCAAATGTGTGGATCTGAATCGTAGAAACTACAGCAGGCGCCTGAGTATTTTCGATATTTTGCTCTTTATATTTTAGTCCTCTATCCTTCGTTTCTTCAACCTGAAAATAAGTTCAAAGTTCCATTCTATATGTGTTTCAAGATTGTTTCATCTACACAATGTACTTCCTTGAATTGGTCGCTAGCATTAAAGGCACGAACAATGAATACCAGacattcgtttttaaatgcgaagcattttttagcgaacttctgcgagtttgagcgtatctatctatctatctatctatctatctatctatctatctatctatctatctatctatctatctatctatctatctatctatctatctatctatctatctatctatctatctatctatctatctatctatctatctatctatctatctagccgcctacgactttgtgctctcctggccgtttcgttaatcggatgtataccaaaattggtatggaataacatgaccgtattactaacataaatgacaggtcataacatgaaaatcatgacatgcatgtcaggaacagcatgatttacattccacggccttggggctcttgcggccattccgttaatttcatatataccaaaactggtgtgacgtgacaagagttcatggcgaacataatgacaggtcctaacgtgcaaatcatgacacgcatgtcatgtgcggcatgatttacatgacatggtctcggggcgctcgcggccgtttaaatgaatggatatatacgaaaactggtatgacgagacatttcgacatgacgaacataactgacacgtggtaacatgaaaatcatgacacgcgtgtcatgcacgtcatgatttacatgccacgctcgtgacgcactcgcggccgtttcgctaggttgatatacaccaaaattggtattgcgcgatgtgactgtatgaagaacatgaataacaggtggtaacatgaaaaccatgacatgcatgtcatgtatgtcatgatttacatgccacgctcatggtgcattcgcggccgtttcgctggcttgatatacaccaaaatcggtattgcgcgacgcgactgtatgacgaacgtaaattagaggtggtaaaatgaaaatcatgacattcgtgtcatgtacgacatgatttacatggcacgctcatggtgcgctcgcggccgtttcgctagattgatatgcgccaaaagtggtattgcgcgatgtgactgtatcaagaacatgaataacaggtggtaacatgaaaaccacgacatgcatgtcatgatttacatggcacgctcatggtgcattcgcggacgtttcactagcttgatatacgccaaaattggtattgcgcgacgcgcctgtatgacgaacgtaaatgagaggtggtaacatgaaaatcgtgacaggcaagtcatgtgcgacatgatttacatgtcacgcttatgatgcgctcgcggccgtttcgctcgcttgatatacaccaaaattggtattgcgcaacgtgactgtatgacaaacatatgtgacaggtggtaacttgaaaattatgatatgcatatcatttacggcatgatttacatgccacgctcattgtccgatcgcggccgtttcgctagcttgatatacatcaaaattggtatttcgtgacgcgaatgtatgacgaacataaatgacaggtggtaacatgaaaaccatgacatgcatgtcatgtatggcatgatttacatgccacgctcatggtggactcgcggccatttcgctcgtttgatatacacgaaaatttgtATTGTGGGatgggactgtatgacgaacctaaatgacaggtcctaacatgtgaactatgttatgcatgtcatgtacggtattatttacatgacactgttatggtgcgcttccggccgtttagataactggatatataccaaaattggtatggcacgacaggagtgcgtgatgaacataaatgaccggtcatgcagtgtatataccagaatatacgtttcattggcatggtatataccacattgtgcatgcacgcgtgcatagcaaacatgcgatatatggtgaactagatgccatggcatgaatgatttcatttggctcaaaaataaacaaagcgatgtatgcagctctttgctggctgcttcgcattacatcgattcccacagtgcgtgggatctgccggatttttcatGTTAAGAGTTGCTGCCAaggtcaaaataaaaaaatattatacATCGAAAAGTGTGCTCATCATTGCCTCCGCATTCCAGCAAAAGGCCAAGTATTAGGAGAAATTGCGTGACGCGACAATATTTGCACATTTAGCATTTTGGTGGTCTTCCTTAATCTTTAACAGCAATCGGACCGATAAGCAGGTTCATGACTCATCGTCGCGCTCATATGCGGCGCATCATTGTGACGTACGTTGAAGGCCCGCACGTTCTGTCGCATAACAATAATTAGGGATCATAACAAATGCACGGGCCTTAGCTGCACTCCTGCTGGTGTCCCTAAGAACATATATTCTAAAGCAACAAGGTGTGTGGCTTTGTGACTCACCTTTGCAATATGACATTTTGCTCCAGGTTTCTTGAATATCTTCTTGCAGTAATACACCGCACGCACTGTTTGGCCTGGATATTGCTTGTGCTTACTCATGTAGTTCGTCTTTGTCTGCACCTCTATGCATTCTAGCTTAAGCTTCCTGCAATATGGAAGATTACAACCTGACTgctttattctgcaatgagttagGGGGCACCAAAATGGGGTGCCTGTCTCCAGCTGCCTAAAGAAATCTCGTGAAACCGCTAGACAGAAACAGCACTTATTTCTCCAACACGGTGATACCACCCAGACCACCCTGATTGTTCCTAGTATATGTCCCTTGGTCCTTCCGCCCAAGAAAAACATCTGAGTGAAGCGCAGGCTGGCTTCCTCAAAGGCACTCGCAGCCATTTGAGGAGACAGCAGAGTATGGCCTAAAACTCATCGAATCAAAGCAGGCACCACGGAAAGACCACGTTAATCAAAAATTCTACGTACCTACATTCGCGAACAGACATCAAAAGCTCTTATCTGAATAACTGTTTCTTTAATATTCTCCATTATTGAGTACACCGCGGCATCATCGAAGTAGTTTCGCACGCTGCGCTAGCGACTTAACTGTCAAGCGTCGCCGTGGTGATTGCGACGAGCACTTCACTCTTGGGGGAATAATATAttgatactaataataataataataataataatgtgtggggtttaacgtcccaaaaccacgatatgattatgagagacgccgtagtggagggctccgtaaattttgaccacctggggttccttaacgtgcacctaagtctaagtacacgggcctcaagcattttcgcctccatcgaaactgcagccgccgtggccgggtttcgatccctcgacctccgggtcagcattcgagcgctaAAACCACTAGAGTACcacggctggggggggggggggggggggaataagatATTAAAATGGCATCAGCAACTAACACCATTCAGACTCTCATAGCTGTGCATGAATACTTTCATCGGAAGCTAGAAAAGTACGCATTTAGGTAGGTGGGTTCGTGATCACGAGCGCGAAAAACGGCGCTAAAATACggcacaaagaaaaagagaaaggccACTACCCTGACTCCTAACCAAAATGGCAAGTGTCGTTCTTTCAGGCAGCATGTACACTTCTCACCGTTGAAGGGACAATCATAAAATATAAAATCCAGCGTGTGAGGAAGAAATATTTAAACATATGATAATTAAGAAGCATGTTAGAAACATGTCCATTGTGGCCCACGTGGGATGTGTGGCTTTTCCAGCGAAGTCTTGCATTTTTCgcttgttttagttttttttttcttgtgacgaGGTTTtatcgtacttgaactggtatagcgcattacggggaagaagaaatggcctagcagaccgacacaagaggacagagccaACACTTGAGGTTTTATCTGTATTGATATAGAGTAACACTTCCCTTAAAATTTCAGACGCAGGTCAGCGTTCATGTCGATCGGTTCCCTTGTGCCTTTGTGTTTTCGTTGTTTCGCTGTTTTTCACCCTTCAACATTTATATACACaactagggacgttcagcgcaatgacacggagccacaagaaagagacgcagacaacacatgcgctaacttcaaaccacgtttatttgggaACGCACATGAATATAAATACAAACTCTAATCGCAGCAAGCTCACGCCTCGCTCTCTTACAAATATAGGTCTACAAGAAACATGATGTTTTATCAAGAACACGCCTACAGTCATCAACTAAACAGGGAATCTCGCACGTGTCATCCAGCAATGCCAAATCATTCAGAAAACCCAGTAAATCAAATATACAAACGAAATTACAACACATCACGCACGCCCATCTGACGAATATATGGAACGCACGCGAAATGACGCACCCATGCCGGCTGCGCAAAAAATAATAACCTTAATCTGTCGAGTGCGGCCCTACGAAGGCCTGCTAAGAAACGAAAATTCTTTTTGATGAAGGAGCagtgatggttggctcacgcacttcGAGCCTTGTCTTTCGATAACGTAAGCCTCAGTTATTTCGCGGGTTACTCTAGTTACCCTAgttatgcatctttaccaacccgcccaactcgCCGCACTTGTCAGTCTTATTTATATACACACAGTCAGACAGCAATGCTGCCTCTTTCGGAAAGAATGAAGCTGTAAGGACGGTCACTCATAACTGTTTTAAATGTGGAAGACCTCACACGTGGGACGCGCGCGTCCATCATGCACAGCTTGCTGCACTCCTTAAAACGTGGCCGGTAGCTGCATCCACAGCAATGCAGTGGTCATTGGCTAACTCTCGCTTGTTTACCAACCTTTCTTGCGTCACCGCGCATTCGGTCATTCCCACGGTGCCCCATTTCACCGACTAAAGCACACTGTGGAGAATATAGAGATCTATGTTGTCTCGGCGGCGCGCGTCACACGCTGCCAGGGGGTGGGAAGGGGCCCTCCTCTCTGAACGGGCACACAGACCGCgccctttcctcctttctcccATGCCGAACAGGGTAACAGACATCACCGACACGTGAGTGCAAGAAGGTACGCGCGGAATAAACCGAGGGCTGGACAAGGAAGGCGCAGCGCAGTATGGGATACGCCGGCGAGAGATGTCCCCTTGGAAGCAAGATCGGTGGCAAGGAAGGTTTTCCAGCATCGGCTCTGCTGAAGAGCCCGAGTTAGGCTTCAGCGTGCCTTTGTGTGTCGCGACTGCCCACCTTCCCGTGCGCGCGGCCTGGCAAGCTTGTTGGGTGGCAGCACTCTACTTCAAGAAACGTTGGCTACCCAGCCAGGCGCCCGAAGGGTCACAGAATCGCCCAGTGCGACGTAAATGGCTACACGCGTAGACGCCTGAGTTGCGGAAACGCGACAAGCCTGTCTTCGAGCGACGATCCAGGAAGGTATCTAGAGtaatgatgcagaactatcgatggtactatcgatactatcgatagctgagtcactattgaactatcgatggtaaaaaaatactatctatagcgctatcgatagtggtactatcgatagttcgaaaTCAACAGCGCAAACTCATTGCAGAGTAAACTTGGTTCATCGCGCGCGTGGTTCATTGTGGAGCCGGAGGAGAAGGCTGAAAGGCAAGAATTCGtcgacatgcttgtgttcttcaccagagtgctttgcttacACATGATGATAAAGACAAACTGTTCAGCtgtgcggaaaggaagccgttacatgtggtggaaccgcgcggcttcaaatttatattgcgttttatgatttcaaaataaaaaaaaaatatcgaggaCTAAGTTTGGTAATTGTaggatgtaactggttgcttttagatGGGAATTTATTATTGGACATATTCAGCCGTTTTCCCTGCGGAAATAATTTTTCTCTAGTCAAAAACTGCTCATAAACTAAGCggagctgatagtaggctatcgcaaatattttggcaatatggccggccagcagcagcatcattattaacaccgctatcgatagtactgtcacgtggttttgacggtgaagaatgctgcagcaagattCGGATATACGAAGCtcattatttgggcgaacttttgCCAATAAAATCAAAACACGAAATACAAGTGATACGTGCCGCGCACTCATAGCGGCGAAAATGGTCggtggccgtcgagtaatctaatTGTCGGTGGAACGTTCGTCTTTTTACATcggtcatcgaaccttccagccgctagtgctcgcgtaagctctcgaataaacttgactattcgtgtccggcacgtaatcttaacagaatgacctcaacaaatcgtgaagcttctcaaacgttGCGGCGCGGTcttcgtcaaacgttgctaacattCTTTCTGGGTGAAACAGGAATACATCAGaacgaagcaataaacacacGCGGGAGTAATATCGCAAGTAATATTAACGATTTTATTactgattgcactatcgatagtttctttacactatcaatatttttaaaaaagtatcgatgctatcgatagtcagtttaccgatagttctgcaccacTAATTTAGAGTCGTCACACTAAACGAGCGTCATAGACCCGTACTAGAATGAACGCATTTATGGAAAACGTCCGTTATGTGTCATCATATTGGCTCCTTGCTTCCTTGGGTGCAGTCAAGTACGACAGCTGGAGCGACTGGACGCGGGAGCACGCGGGAGTTATCTAGACCTCACCAGGCAGAACTAGCTAAGGTAGCATTTGCGCGTAGCACAACTCCCCCAACGCCGTCATAAAAAGGTAACATTGTAGAAAACATTACCACAACACGCTTGAGGAAGTTGTTAATGCTGTGGAAACAGCCAGACAGACGTCCATGCTCCGAGTCCACAAATTATATATTTCATCACAAGCTATTTAGATAGATGCGAATAGGAACAGGCACAGCCATCTCGTTCTTGGCGTGCCATCATCGTCTTCTCCGGCTCGGATTTTCGTGGCACGCACTAGCGCGCTACAGTTCGATGAGAAGTCCACGCAATAATTTATATAGGCCAGCGTttttcattttgctgcataaGATATTTTGTCATTTTTACTACGGTACGGAAGCAGTGTAACTTACTGAAAGACATTTCGTATGGACCTTTCACTGCAAGTAGAGAGGCGGTACTTTTTTAGTCCTCCGTCCACGTAACTCATCATGTATCCTTCTTTCCAAGGACACTCGGGGCTTTCGTCGTGGGGGGAACCCAACCTGTGCGAAAGATAGtgcatttgtttttttgttttttgttcttgcttttaTTCTACCACTTACATTTCTGTTCGAACCAAATGTACTTACACGTGACATAGCTCGTGGGCCATTGTATGAATTCCTGAGTAAGTAGTAGCAATGCCTTCGCCCTCACCAATATTGCTCTTATGGCAAACAGTGCCAATGAGCGCATAACCTGTAGAATACAGTTTTCT
The nucleotide sequence above comes from Rhipicephalus sanguineus isolate Rsan-2018 chromosome 8, BIME_Rsan_1.4, whole genome shotgun sequence. Encoded proteins:
- the LOC119402605 gene encoding venom metalloproteinase antarease-like TpachMP_B (The sequence of the model RefSeq protein was modified relative to this genomic sequence to represent the inferred CDS: added 218 bases not found in genome assembly) → MAVMTNAVNLRYVDMTRPKVSFILVGITRSRDDAFATIHNDLLDGIETMKGLKKYVDSGRVPANPDIVFFVTGLDMVEKKEGKWIHELRGYALIGTVCHKSNIGEGEGIATTYSGIHTMAHELCHVLGSPHDESPECPWKEGYMMSYVDGGLKKYRLSTCSERSIRNVFQKLKLECIEVQTKTNYMSKHKQYPGQTVRAVYYCKKIFKKPGAKCHIAKDEELSMKCKMACCCKVGGRGHCLKVNILPGMSCGHGKTCKRGVCGFHHFN